TTCCGGTTGCTCCGAGATTACCGCGGGACGGTCATCCACGAGTATCGGGCTCACCTGTTCCCGGCGTACGCGGGGGCCGCGCACTCCGAGGCACGGCGACTCGTCGCCTTGACCGGTCAGCCCCAGGCGCGGCCTGGCCAAGGATGAGCGCAAGGTGCCACGGCCGGCCGGGTCCGGCGGGCGGGTGAGGCGAACATGCCGGCAGGCGGGATGGTGCTGTCACGACCGTGTAAAGCTCGGGGCCTCCCGCGGCGTTTTCCGTGATGAAACGTCGAAGAGTTCGGGAACCCCTGCGGCGGGCGCAGGGAGGAACGCTAGCATCTCGAATCATCCCCCTGCCATCCTGTGTGACCCGTTCACCCGGGCGGTCCAGTTCCCGGGAAGCTCCAAGACAAACGCATCGCCGCTTTTCAGGTCGACGAGGGGGTGACGACACGATCATGAAACGAGCCAACCGGACACGCGCAATTGCCGCCGTGGTGGGCATCGCGCTCATGGCCTTTCTCATCGGGGCTGCCGGTCCCCGCGGCGCCGGGGCGCAGAGCCCCGTGACGTTGAACGTCTACATCAGCGGTGACACCAACATCTTCGATTTGTGGAACAAGATGTTGTTGCCCGCGTTCAGCAAGCGCTACCCGCAGTACCGCGCGAACTTTGTGCCGCTGCTCCACGGCGAGGGGTCGCAGGGCGTGCTCGACAAGATCCTCGCCGCGAAGCAAGCCGGACGGCCCACGGACGTGGACCTGTGGGAAACGCAGCCGTCGTTCGTTGCCCAAGGCGCCCCGAACGGCCTCTGGGTGAAGCTGACGAACAGCCTGATCCCGAACCTCGCGCACGTCCCGACGCAGAAGTTGGAGGCCACCGACTACTACGGGATGCCCTATCGCGGATCGTCGGTCGTTGTCGCGTACAACACCGCGTTCGTCAAGAACCCGCCGAAGACGCTCGACGACTTGCTGGCGTGGATCAAGGCGAACCCCGGGAAGTTCACGTATTGCGACCCCAACACCGGCGGCTCCGGCCAGGCGTTCATGGTCGCCGTGATCTACAAGTTCGCGCAGATGGCCCAGTACACCGGGAGCGGATACGAACAGAAGATGGAGGCGGCTTGGGATCCCGCGTGGCAGATGCTGAAGAGCCTGGAGCCGCAGATGTACAACAACGGGTTCCATCCGAACGGCAACGTCGCCGTGCTGCAGTTGCTGGCCCAGCAAAACGTCTACATCGCGCCTGTCTGGTCGGACATGGGCACGGACTACCTGAAGCGCGGCCTGCTCCCGAAGTCGGTGCGGCTCGAGCAGATCAGCCCACCGCTGTTCGGCGGCGACTCCACCGTCACGGCGCCGGTCGGCTCCGGGCATCTCGAGGGGACGTTCACGCTGCTGAACTGGCTGCTGACCCCTGAGGCGCAACAGCTGGTGATCAGCGGGGTTTCCGGCTATCCGGGCGTCGATTGGAAGTACATGCCGGACAGCGTGAAGATGCAGTTTGCGGACGTCGCGAAGCCGTACGCGCCGCTTCCGAACTCGAAGTACTTCGCGGACATGCTGCGCTTGTGGCATGAGAAGGTCGCAGGAGGCGGCTAACGCGGGAGGCCGACGCGGCGTCCGGGGGGGCGCGCGTGCGCGTGCATAAGATCTCGAAGCAGGGAGCACTGGGGCTGGCCCTGGTGCTCCCTCCCCTTCTCGTGCTGGGGCTCCTCGTGATCCTGCCCGCGATCACGGCGGTGGTGGAGACCCTCAAGCCGCCGGTGGGCATCGAGGCGACCCCGTTCGCCAACTACGCCCAGGTCCTCGGTACGCGGATCCTCAGGAGCGACATCGTCTTCACCGTCGTCGTGACCCTCGTCTCGGTGGCGGCCGTGTTCCTGCTGAGCTATCCGCTCGCCCTGTACCTCCGGTTCGTCCGCACGCGGAGCACGGCGCTGCTCGGTGTGCTGTTCATGGTGCCGCTGTTCGTGCCCGTCGTGATCGCCTCGTTCGCGATGATCACCTTTCTCGTGGGGCACGGGCTCGTCTCGACCCTGCTCTACCGCGTGGGCATCGAGCAGTTTCCGCGCCTCATGTACAACGCGACCGGCATCGTCCTGACGGAGGTGTGGGTGAGCATCCCGTTTGCGGTGCTCATCCTCGGCGCCGGCCTCCAAGCGATCGACGACGCGTTGATCGACAGCGCCCGCGACGTTGGCGCGGGGCCGCTCCGCACGTTCTTCGCGGTGATCCTGCCACTCAACGCGACCCCAACCATGATCACGCTGACCTTGCTGTTCATCGCGGTCTTCGGCTCGTTCACGATCCCCTATCTCGTGGGGGGGAACGCACCACAGATGCTCGGCGTGACGATGACAGCCTACCTCACCCAGTACCTGCGGCGCGCCGAGTCCGTGACGATGGCGGTGATCGCGTTCATCCTCGCCTCGGTCGTGGGGGTCGTCTACGTCGCGAGCGTGAGCCGCCGGGAACGGACGGCGCGATGACCAGGACGCCATGGTTCTGGGCGGTCGGTGTGCTGCGGCGCGCGGTCGGGATCGGCGCGCTTCTCGCGCTGGCGGCGTTCATCCTGGGGCCGCTCGCGACCTTGCTCGTGTGGGCGTTCGCGGGCACGTGGCTGTTCCCCAACCTCCTCCCGGAGTTTTCGCTCAAGTGGTGGCTCTACGTCCTCGGCAACGCGGACGTCGGCAAATCGATCCGGATGAGCTTTCTCAGCGCCCCGACTGCGACGCTGCTGTCCGCGGCGATCTGCATCCCGGCCGCGTACGCGTTCGCAAGGCTCGAGTTCCCGGGACGGCGCGTGCTGCTGCTGTCGTTCCTCAGCGCGAACGCCTTCCCCAAGATCGGACTGTACGTCAGCATCGCGACCCTCTTCTACCGCCTCGACTTAATGGACACGTTCGCGGGCGTGGTCCTGATCCAGCTCGTGAACACGCTGCTGTTCATGATCTGGATCCCGACGGGCACGTTCCGCGGCATCAACGTCAACCTCGAAGAGGCGGCCCGGGACGCCGGCGCGGGGCCGCTGCGGACGTTTTTCCAGATCACGCTGCCGATCGCGATGCCGGGGCTGATCGTGGCCGCGATGTTCGCCTTCATCGCCGCGTTCGATGAAGCGCAGGGCTCGCTGATCGTGGGCACCCCGAACCACATCACGATGCCGGTGATGATGTACGCCCTGGTCTTGGGGTATCCGCAGCCGGTCGGCGCGGTGTTCTCCGTGCTGCTCTCGCTGCCGTCGGTCGTCCTGCTGCTGCTGGCGCAACGGTACCTGCGGGCCGGGTATCTCGCGGCCGGGTACAGCCTCTAGGCTCCGGAGGACCCCATGGCGCGGTTGATGCTCGACCACCTGACGAAGCGGTTCGGGACGCAGGCGGCCGTGCACGACGTCACGCTCGACGTGCGGGACGGGGAGCTCATGTGCCTGCTCGGCCCGTCCGGATGCGGCAAGACGACGACGTTGCGTATGATCGGCGGGTTCACGGCGCCCGATTCCGGCGACATCCAGATCGACGGCAAGAGCATCGCCGCGATGCCCCCGGAGCGCCGCCCGACCGCGATGGTGTTCCAGCGCTACAACCTGTGGCCACACATGTCGGTCGAGCAGAACGTGGCGTTCGGGCTCCGCATCCGCCGGATCGCACACGCGGAAATCGAGCGCAAGGTCCAGGACGCGCTCACGCTCGTGGGTCTCCCGCAGGCGAGCCGCAAGTTTCCCCACCAGCTCTCCGGCGGAGAGCAGCAGCGGGTCGCGGTCGCCCGGGCGCTCGTCCTGGAGCCGCAGATTCTCCTGCTGGACGAACCGTTCAGCAACCTCGACGCCCGGCTGCGCGTGCACATGCGCGAGGAGGTCAAGCAGCTCCAGCGCACCGTGGGGATCACGACGGTGTTCGTGACCCACGACCAGGAGGAAGCGCTGACGATCGCCGACCGGATCGCGGTCATGCACCAGGGCGTGCTCCAGCAGGTGGACACGCCGACGGCGCTGTACGCGTATCCACGCACGCTGTTCGTCGCCGACTTCATCGGCACAATGAACCTGATCAAAGCCCGAACGCACGCGCAGTCCGGGGGGACGATCGTGACGGCCGGCCCCTGGCAGCTCGCCGTGCCGGATCGGACCTGGCCAGACGGCAGCGAGGCCACGGTCGCGGTGCGGCCGGAAGACCTCGTCGTCGCGCCCGACGGCGCGGCCGTCGAAGTCCGCCGCGTCGTCAACCTGGGACACTACCTGCAGGTGCTGCTCCAGTGCCCAGAGGTCGGGGAACTCCGGATGTTCACGGAGAAAGGCGCCGCGCTGAGCGAGGGACAACGCGTGCACGTACGCCTCGCGCGGGCACTCGCGTTCCATGGCTCGGATCTGGCGGAGATCGGCGGGCCGATGCGGTCGACCGCGGCCGCGCCGGCCGATCGGCGGTGACGCCTGGGGTCCGGCGTCCCGCGGTCGCGTCACGCACGTGGCGGGTGTCGCGCAGGCTTCATATCAGACACGCGCGCCGCCGGCCGCTACCGGAGCGCTGACCTCCCCTGACGAACCCGAACGCCGTGCCGCACATTGAACCTGGAACCGCCTGGGAGCATGCGTTCGCAACGAGCGCGTCCGGGGAGACGTGGGTGGAGCTCTCGATGGCGGCGCCGGGCACCTCGTGGGCCCACGGCGAGGCCGCGGTGGTGATCCTGGATGTCGACGGCAACGCCCGCCAGGAAGTGATCCTGGCAGGCGGCGACGAACGTGTCGACTACCGGCGTCTCCTCGGCCGGCTCTCCGGGGGGACCCACCTGCTCCGTCTGCGGATCGACGTCGGGCTGTCCGCGCGTCCCACCAGTGTCGTGGAGATCGGCGGGATCCGTACGTTCACCGTCTCCGACGCCCATCCTGAGAGCGCACCCTGGCGGTACGCGCCCATCCTCCACTACCGGGACATGGACGGACCGCTCGACAGCGTCTCGACCGACACGCCGCTGCTCCTCTTCTATCGCCCGATCGCGGTGCCGGACCTGCGGCACGATCCTCACGGAGGAACGGGCTCCGGCGACCCCGCCACCGGCCCGCTCCGGGGGATCGAGTACCACGTCGTCTTCAGCCACGAGGACGCCGGCACCGATCTCACGGGGCTGCTCGCGAAGTGGGGGCACACGACGGACATCGAGTGGGTGTACCGGGCGCTGTGGGACGCGTCCGGCAACATCACCCGCGAGGAGTACCAGGGACCGGGCCACCGCGTCGTGCCGTTTCGCGGAGCGCGCGCCCTCGGCGGGCACCCCGTGCTGCAGGTGTCCGGCCGGCACGGCATGGTCACCGACCGGGTGTCGTGCCCGTTCCGTGCCGCCCTCGCGCCGGCGTGGGGGCAGTCCGCGGATGAGCCGCGGGAAGGGGTCATGCACCGGTTCCCGTGGGCGTACCGGGTCAGTGCGTTGGAGGTCACACGGCAGGTCGCGCTGGAGACGGTCGCCAACCCACGCTCGTGTGTCCCGGCCGACCCGCGCGCCTACCTGTTCCTGCAGTGGAAGCGGCGCACCCCAGACACCGGCCCCCTCGAAGCCGCCGTGTGGATCGGTGAACACTGCTACACGTCCGCGTGGGGCCGTCCGACCCTGGCGTTTGAGGGCGAGGATGCGGAGAGCACCGCGGTGAAGCTGCCCCCCGACGCCGCGGAGGACGCGATCCGCGCGATCGCGATCCGTGCGGTCGCACACCCGGCGGCCCCGCTGGAGGTACGGCTCGTGAGAGCGTTCCTGCTGGACGAGGGGTATCGGCCCCGGCCCCCGCTCGCGGTGGAAGGAACCGCCGCCCTCCGTGTGGCGGGCGAGTGGGCGATCGTGTGGACGCGGCCGGCCAGCCTCGGGGAGGCGCGCGATCCCCTCGAGCGCGAGGGACAGACCCGGGATGACTGACGCACCGGAACAGCGCCGCGTCGGCCCGCCACCGAGCCGGCCGTGGGTGCCCTCGGCCGCGGACGCGTGGTACGCTCGGCTCGCCGACGAGGCCGCCGTGCTCGACCCCGCTGCGCTCGTCGCCCGCGTGGAGCACTGGGTCGAGCATCAAGCTTGGTGGACCGACGATACCTGCATCAACTTGAACGCCGCCACCAACATCATGAGTCCGCGGGCGCGCGCCCTGATGGGGAGCACGCTGGGACCCCGCCCGAGCCTCGGGTACGCGGGCGACAAGTACGAAACGGGGCTCGCGGACACGGAGCGAATCGAGGTCGTCGCGGCCGAACTCGCGCGCGCGCTGTTCCACGCCGCGTTCGCAGAGATCCGGGTGCTCAGCGGGTCGCTCGCGAACCTCTACGCCTTCATGGCGATCGCCCGCCCGGGCGACGCGGTGATGGTCGTGCCCGAATCCGCGGCGGGCCACGCAACGCACCACGCCCACGGTGCCGCAGGGCTCTATGGCCTGACCATTCACGATATTCCGTTCGACCCGGTGGCGATGAACGTGGATGTGGACGGGTTAGCGCGCCGGGCCAGGGACGTCCGGCCCGCGGTGGTGCTGGTCGGGGCGAGCCTCGTGCTCTTCCCCTACGACCTGGCCGCGGTACGCCGCATCGCCGACGATGTCGGGGCACGAGTGATGTTCGACGCGGCGCACGTCGCCGGCTTGATTGCCGGCGGCGCCTTCCCGTCGCCGCTCGATCACGGGGCGGACGTGCTCACGATGTCGACGTACAAGTCGTTTGGCGGGCCGCCGGGCGGCGTGGTGCTGACGAACGACGCGGGCATCGCGGAGCGGCTCGACCGGATCGCCTACCCCGGCCTGTCCGCGAATACCGATCTCGGCCGGATCGCGGCGCTCGCGGTCGCCGAGGCCGACCTGCTGGCGCACGGCCCGGCGTATGCGCGCCGCTGCGTCGAGAACGCGCAGGCGCTGGGCGCCGCGCTCGGCGCCGAGGGGTTCGCGGTGCTGGGAGAGCGCATGGGCTACACACGCTCCCACCACGTGGCCGTCGACGCGCGACCGCTCGGCGGGGGCACGAAGACCGCCCGCCGGCTCGAGCCGGCGAACATCCTGGCTACCGGGATCCCGCTTCCGATCCCGGCGGTCGCGGGAGACTACAACGGCCTGCGGCTCGGCACCCAGGAAGTCACCCGCTGGGGCATGGGGCCGGCCGAGATGGCCCACGTCGCCCAGCTGATGGCACGCCTCCTCCTCAGAGGCGAGCACGCTGCGGCCGTGGCCCGTGATGCCGCCGCGCTACGGGCGGCGTTCCGCACGGTGGGCTTCTGCATCGACGCGTAGCCGGTGCCCGCGGTGCGGGCGACGAGACCCATCGCTTGGCCGGTGCGGCCGCAGCCGCACCGGTCTTGGTGCACGACAGCGGGTGTGAACCGCAACCGCGAGCTACACGATGTTCACGCGATCGGCGGCCTCGATGAGCGCGGACTCGAGACACGCCGTACCCCCAACCGGAAACGCGTCCAGCACGAGCACGCGGCTGCTTCTGCCCCCTGGCCGGTTCGTGCCGCACAGGGGACGTTCGGCCACCCTGGTTCCACGCCGACGTGCGGACCTTCCGCGCGTGCGACGCGCCGATGTCACCCGCGGGGGCGCTGCACGATGAGCAGCCCGCATGGCGCCCCGGCGGTCGTGTCCCGAAGCCGTGTCTCCACCCGGGTCTCACCCTCGCCGACGCAACGCCAGTGCACGACCGCCGCGGCGACGCGGTCCGCGTCCAGGATCGTGGCGCCCTGCTGCTCC
This genomic interval from bacterium contains the following:
- a CDS encoding extracellular solute-binding protein — protein: MKRANRTRAIAAVVGIALMAFLIGAAGPRGAGAQSPVTLNVYISGDTNIFDLWNKMLLPAFSKRYPQYRANFVPLLHGEGSQGVLDKILAAKQAGRPTDVDLWETQPSFVAQGAPNGLWVKLTNSLIPNLAHVPTQKLEATDYYGMPYRGSSVVVAYNTAFVKNPPKTLDDLLAWIKANPGKFTYCDPNTGGSGQAFMVAVIYKFAQMAQYTGSGYEQKMEAAWDPAWQMLKSLEPQMYNNGFHPNGNVAVLQLLAQQNVYIAPVWSDMGTDYLKRGLLPKSVRLEQISPPLFGGDSTVTAPVGSGHLEGTFTLLNWLLTPEAQQLVISGVSGYPGVDWKYMPDSVKMQFADVAKPYAPLPNSKYFADMLRLWHEKVAGGG
- a CDS encoding ABC transporter permease subunit; protein product: MRVHKISKQGALGLALVLPPLLVLGLLVILPAITAVVETLKPPVGIEATPFANYAQVLGTRILRSDIVFTVVVTLVSVAAVFLLSYPLALYLRFVRTRSTALLGVLFMVPLFVPVVIASFAMITFLVGHGLVSTLLYRVGIEQFPRLMYNATGIVLTEVWVSIPFAVLILGAGLQAIDDALIDSARDVGAGPLRTFFAVILPLNATPTMITLTLLFIAVFGSFTIPYLVGGNAPQMLGVTMTAYLTQYLRRAESVTMAVIAFILASVVGVVYVASVSRRERTAR
- a CDS encoding carbohydrate ABC transporter permease, with the protein product MTRTPWFWAVGVLRRAVGIGALLALAAFILGPLATLLVWAFAGTWLFPNLLPEFSLKWWLYVLGNADVGKSIRMSFLSAPTATLLSAAICIPAAYAFARLEFPGRRVLLLSFLSANAFPKIGLYVSIATLFYRLDLMDTFAGVVLIQLVNTLLFMIWIPTGTFRGINVNLEEAARDAGAGPLRTFFQITLPIAMPGLIVAAMFAFIAAFDEAQGSLIVGTPNHITMPVMMYALVLGYPQPVGAVFSVLLSLPSVVLLLLAQRYLRAGYLAAGYSL
- a CDS encoding ABC transporter ATP-binding protein; amino-acid sequence: MARLMLDHLTKRFGTQAAVHDVTLDVRDGELMCLLGPSGCGKTTTLRMIGGFTAPDSGDIQIDGKSIAAMPPERRPTAMVFQRYNLWPHMSVEQNVAFGLRIRRIAHAEIERKVQDALTLVGLPQASRKFPHQLSGGEQQRVAVARALVLEPQILLLDEPFSNLDARLRVHMREEVKQLQRTVGITTVFVTHDQEEALTIADRIAVMHQGVLQQVDTPTALYAYPRTLFVADFIGTMNLIKARTHAQSGGTIVTAGPWQLAVPDRTWPDGSEATVAVRPEDLVVAPDGAAVEVRRVVNLGHYLQVLLQCPEVGELRMFTEKGAALSEGQRVHVRLARALAFHGSDLAEIGGPMRSTAAAPADRR
- a CDS encoding aminotransferase class I/II-fold pyridoxal phosphate-dependent enzyme — protein: MTDAPEQRRVGPPPSRPWVPSAADAWYARLADEAAVLDPAALVARVEHWVEHQAWWTDDTCINLNAATNIMSPRARALMGSTLGPRPSLGYAGDKYETGLADTERIEVVAAELARALFHAAFAEIRVLSGSLANLYAFMAIARPGDAVMVVPESAAGHATHHAHGAAGLYGLTIHDIPFDPVAMNVDVDGLARRARDVRPAVVLVGASLVLFPYDLAAVRRIADDVGARVMFDAAHVAGLIAGGAFPSPLDHGADVLTMSTYKSFGGPPGGVVLTNDAGIAERLDRIAYPGLSANTDLGRIAALAVAEADLLAHGPAYARRCVENAQALGAALGAEGFAVLGERMGYTRSHHVAVDARPLGGGTKTARRLEPANILATGIPLPIPAVAGDYNGLRLGTQEVTRWGMGPAEMAHVAQLMARLLLRGEHAAAVARDAAALRAAFRTVGFCIDA